A region from the Janthinobacterium agaricidamnosum genome encodes:
- a CDS encoding ABC transporter permease codes for MEIRPILSALMRSKTGAVLVAVQVAISLAILANALHIVNLRQAIAARPTGVAAENDIFYVNIQSMDKGSHQRQLADQKRQAALLRSLPGVLSVAQTSQAVLSRSGSSTNVSIKRGQPTASATTSMYFTPDSLVKTYGLKLVEGRDFHPDEVLEIDEKVDETFPKVVIVTLAAAQKIWPGESSFVGKTLFNGTGDDDDEMRVIGVVERLQTQVGQVSAHGEHSLILPARLTGSRDSLLYAVRAEPGQRDRLMKEAEQAIRSATSERLLVRTDTLEKHRTSRYRADQGLSWMLIAVSTLLLLVTASGIVGIASLWVTQRRKQIGVRRALGARRVDILRYFLTENFMITSAGVACGVLLALGLNQLLVSQLEMARLPPGYLLAGALVFWLLGLGAVYGPAWRAASISPATATRST; via the coding sequence AAATCCGCCCCATCCTGTCGGCACTGATGCGCAGCAAAACCGGTGCCGTACTCGTCGCCGTGCAGGTCGCCATCAGCCTGGCCATCCTGGCCAACGCCCTGCATATCGTTAACCTGCGCCAGGCGATCGCCGCCCGCCCCACCGGCGTGGCCGCTGAAAACGACATCTTTTATGTCAACATCCAAAGCATGGACAAAGGCAGCCACCAGCGCCAGCTGGCCGACCAGAAACGCCAGGCTGCCTTGCTGCGCAGCCTGCCCGGCGTGCTCTCCGTGGCGCAGACCTCGCAGGCCGTGCTGTCGCGTTCCGGCAGCAGCACCAATGTCTCCATCAAGCGTGGACAGCCCACGGCCAGCGCCACCACGTCGATGTATTTCACGCCTGACTCGCTGGTCAAGACATACGGACTCAAGCTGGTGGAAGGCCGTGATTTCCATCCCGACGAGGTGCTGGAAATCGATGAAAAAGTCGATGAGACCTTTCCCAAGGTGGTCATCGTGACGCTCGCCGCAGCGCAAAAGATCTGGCCTGGCGAAAGCAGCTTTGTCGGCAAGACCCTGTTCAACGGCACCGGCGACGATGACGACGAAATGCGCGTGATCGGCGTGGTGGAGCGGTTGCAGACACAGGTCGGCCAGGTCAGCGCGCATGGCGAGCATTCGCTGATCCTGCCGGCGCGCCTGACGGGTTCGCGCGACTCGCTGCTGTACGCCGTGCGGGCCGAGCCTGGCCAGCGCGACCGCCTGATGAAGGAGGCCGAGCAAGCCATCCGCAGCGCCACCAGCGAGCGCCTGCTGGTACGCACCGATACACTGGAAAAGCACCGCACGTCACGCTACCGGGCCGACCAGGGCTTGTCCTGGATGCTGATCGCCGTGTCGACCCTGCTGCTGCTGGTGACGGCCAGCGGCATCGTCGGCATCGCCAGCCTGTGGGTGACGCAGCGCAGGAAGCAGATCGGCGTGCGGCGCGCATTGGGCGCCCGCCGCGTCGACATCCTGCGCTACTTCCTGACGGAGAATTTCATGATCACCAGCGCCGGCGTGGCGTGCGGCGTGCTGCTGGCCCTGGGCTTGAACCAGCTGCTGGTAAGCCAGCTGGAAATGGCGCGCCTGCCGCCCGGCTACCTGCTGGCCGGCGCGCTCGTGTTCTGGCTGCTGGGCCTGGGCGCCGTGTACGGCCCGGCATGGCGCGCGGCCAGCATTTCGCCGGCCACCGCCACCCGCAGTACCTGA
- a CDS encoding sensor histidine kinase, translated as MRLSLLTRWTALIVTLLVLGIVIALLLAHFLPGQPLLVLAGTLLCVLPVAVITIRAQLQAMLSLFRALSGTVASYQDGDFGFSLRWPQNDELADLVAAHNALGDVLRKQRLDLVQRELLLDTMVQNTPVAMLLVAEGSAIVYANLAARQLLHHGRRLEGHHLADIVQQAAPALAEALARRNDGLFTSGEGEQEEVYHLARRSFSLNGRKHELLLLRQLTLELRRQEVQTWKKVIRVISHELNNSLAPLASLAHSGAELVRRGHTERLPQILATIEERTRHLETFILGYARFAKLPAPRLAPCEWQPFLDSLASQAAFTLDGPPPAQAAVFDAAQMQQALLNLLKNALESGSKLQHIGLHVSQAQGQLRIEVSDRGPGMSGAVLENALVPFYSTKRSGTGLGLALAREIAEAHGGRITLANREDGGLAVTLILPLLDRN; from the coding sequence ATGCGTCTTTCCCTGCTCACGCGCTGGACGGCGCTGATCGTCACCTTGCTGGTGCTGGGCATCGTCATCGCCCTGCTGCTCGCGCATTTTTTGCCAGGCCAGCCGCTGCTGGTGCTGGCCGGTACCCTGCTGTGCGTGCTGCCGGTGGCCGTCATTACCATCCGCGCGCAACTGCAGGCGATGCTGTCGCTGTTTCGCGCCTTGAGCGGCACAGTCGCCAGCTACCAGGACGGCGACTTCGGCTTCAGCCTGCGCTGGCCGCAGAACGATGAACTGGCCGATCTGGTGGCGGCCCACAATGCGCTGGGCGACGTGCTGCGCAAGCAGCGCCTGGACCTGGTGCAGCGCGAACTGCTGCTCGACACCATGGTGCAAAACACGCCGGTGGCCATGCTGCTGGTGGCCGAGGGCAGCGCCATCGTCTACGCCAACCTGGCCGCGCGCCAGCTGCTGCACCACGGACGCCGGCTCGAAGGGCATCATCTGGCCGACATCGTGCAGCAGGCGGCGCCGGCCCTGGCCGAAGCGCTGGCGCGCCGCAACGACGGCTTGTTTACCAGCGGCGAAGGGGAGCAGGAAGAGGTGTATCACCTGGCGCGGCGCAGCTTCAGCCTGAACGGGCGCAAGCACGAACTGCTGCTGCTGCGCCAGCTGACGCTGGAGCTGCGGCGCCAGGAAGTGCAAACCTGGAAAAAGGTCATCCGCGTCATCAGCCATGAGCTCAACAACTCGCTGGCGCCGCTGGCCTCGCTGGCCCATTCCGGCGCCGAGCTGGTGCGCCGTGGCCACACGGAGCGCCTGCCGCAAATCCTCGCCACCATCGAGGAGCGCACGCGCCATCTGGAAACCTTCATCCTCGGCTACGCGCGCTTTGCCAAGCTGCCCGCACCGCGACTGGCACCGTGCGAATGGCAACCCTTCCTCGACAGCCTGGCCTCGCAAGCGGCCTTCACGCTGGACGGTCCGCCTCCCGCGCAGGCTGCCGTGTTCGATGCGGCGCAAATGCAGCAGGCGCTGCTGAACCTGCTCAAGAATGCGCTGGAGTCCGGCTCCAAGCTCCAGCATATCGGCCTGCACGTCAGCCAGGCGCAAGGGCAGCTGCGCATCGAAGTGAGCGACCGCGGGCCGGGCATGAGCGGCGCCGTGCTGGAAAACGCGCTGGTGCCGTTTTATTCCACCAAGCGCAGCGGCACGGGACTGGGCCTGGCCCTGGCGCGCGAAATCGCCGAAGCCCATGGCGGGCGCATCACCCTGGCCAACCGCGAGGACGGAGGCCTGGCGGTGACCTTGATTCTTCCCTTACTCGACAGAAATTAG
- a CDS encoding sigma-54-dependent transcriptional regulator encodes MPTVLIIDDNAAVAIALDVLFSLHEIDAVRAASPEEGLHLLERHAIDLVVQDMNFTADTTSGEEGSALFHAIRARYPDLPVILLTAWTQLDAAVDLIKSGAADYLAKPWDDRRLIASVQNLLELGQANRALRQRVLAEQRQRHALEHDFDLRGMVWQDPATERVVHLACQVARADVPVLISGPNGSGKERIAAIVQANSQVAGGPFVVLNCGAVPVELIEAELFGAEAGAYTGITRARDGKFDAADGGTLFLDEIGNLPLAGQMKLLRVLETGRFERLGSNRERQVKVRVISASNADLPAMIKAGTFREDLFYRLNVIELRLPPLAQRPLDILVLARHFLGSEKTLDAQAQASLLAHGWPGNVRELKNVMQRASLLTAGPVIGALETGLPLAGATSPRAPQDAGAAEPDRDSVTAALARAHGVVAQAAQELGLSRQALYRRMERLGIARG; translated from the coding sequence ATGCCTACCGTACTGATTATTGACGACAATGCCGCCGTGGCCATCGCGCTCGACGTGCTGTTTTCCCTGCACGAGATCGACGCCGTGCGCGCCGCCTCGCCCGAGGAAGGCTTGCACCTGCTCGAGCGCCACGCCATCGACCTGGTGGTGCAGGACATGAACTTCACGGCCGACACCACGTCGGGCGAGGAAGGCAGCGCGCTGTTCCACGCCATCCGCGCGCGCTACCCCGACCTGCCCGTGATCCTGCTGACGGCATGGACCCAGCTCGACGCGGCCGTCGACCTGATCAAGTCCGGCGCGGCCGACTACCTGGCCAAGCCCTGGGATGACCGGCGCCTGATCGCCAGCGTGCAGAACCTGCTGGAACTGGGACAGGCCAACCGCGCGCTGCGCCAGCGCGTGCTGGCCGAGCAGCGCCAGCGCCACGCTCTGGAACACGACTTCGACTTGCGCGGCATGGTATGGCAAGACCCGGCCACCGAAAGAGTCGTGCACCTGGCGTGCCAGGTGGCGCGCGCCGACGTGCCCGTGCTCATTTCGGGGCCGAACGGCAGCGGCAAGGAACGCATCGCCGCCATCGTGCAAGCCAATTCCCAGGTCGCCGGCGGCCCCTTCGTCGTGCTCAATTGCGGCGCCGTTCCCGTGGAGCTGATCGAGGCGGAACTGTTCGGCGCCGAGGCCGGCGCCTATACCGGCATCACGCGCGCGCGCGACGGCAAGTTCGACGCGGCCGACGGCGGCACCTTGTTCCTCGACGAGATCGGCAACCTGCCGCTGGCCGGACAAATGAAACTGCTGCGCGTGCTCGAAACGGGACGCTTCGAACGCCTCGGCTCGAACCGCGAGCGGCAGGTGAAAGTGCGCGTCATCAGCGCCAGCAACGCCGACCTGCCGGCGATGATCAAGGCCGGCACGTTTCGCGAAGACCTGTTCTACCGCCTGAACGTGATCGAACTGCGCCTGCCGCCGCTGGCCCAGCGTCCGCTGGACATCCTCGTGCTGGCGCGGCATTTCCTGGGCAGCGAAAAAACGCTGGACGCGCAGGCGCAGGCTAGTTTGCTGGCCCACGGCTGGCCGGGCAATGTGCGCGAACTGAAAAACGTCATGCAGCGCGCCAGCCTGCTGACGGCCGGCCCGGTGATCGGCGCGCTGGAAACGGGCTTGCCGCTGGCCGGTGCCACATCGCCGCGCGCGCCGCAGGATGCCGGCGCGGCGGAACCGGACCGCGACAGCGTCACCGCGGCGCTCGCGCGCGCACACGGCGTGGTGGCGCAGGCGGCGCAGGAACTGGGACTGTCGCGCCAGGCCCTGTACCGGCGCATGGAACGCCTGGGCATCGCGCGCGGCTGA